A window of Pirellula sp. SH-Sr6A contains these coding sequences:
- a CDS encoding prepilin-type N-terminal cleavage/methylation domain-containing protein yields the protein MTQIKAKRCTDTIRVQLPFLRLGRPRNSSGKGQATRSGLSLLEVVLALAILAVSAALLAQITRQATDNALSAQKLAQAQMLCESKMAEVLVGAIPMEPLDWTLNEDGSLPGQWYYRLETSATERENMIGLRLAVTDNPNPVTGSPELFFIVRWVIDPSLGLDSPPSSDPTADGSGATGMGTTGAGATSGSAGGIQ from the coding sequence ATGACGCAGATCAAAGCAAAAAGATGCACCGATACCATTCGAGTCCAGCTGCCTTTCCTGCGGCTTGGTCGTCCTCGAAATTCTTCGGGAAAGGGACAAGCAACGCGTAGTGGGTTATCCTTGCTGGAGGTCGTCTTGGCGCTGGCTATTCTCGCGGTCTCGGCTGCACTTTTAGCGCAGATCACCCGACAAGCCACCGACAACGCTCTGTCGGCTCAAAAGCTCGCGCAAGCCCAAATGCTATGTGAATCGAAAATGGCAGAGGTCTTGGTCGGGGCCATTCCGATGGAGCCACTCGACTGGACCCTCAATGAAGACGGTTCGCTTCCCGGGCAATGGTATTACCGGTTGGAGACCAGCGCCACCGAGCGTGAGAATATGATTGGGTTGCGATTGGCAGTCACCGACAATCCCAATCCGGTCACCGGGAGCCCTGAATTGTTTTTCATCGTTCGCTGGGTCATCGATCCTAGCCTCGGCTTGGATAGTCCCCCCTCGAGCGACCCGACGGCCGACGGTTCTGGGGCGACCGGCATGGGAACGACAGGCGCAGGTGCAACGAGTGGTTCGGCGGGAGGAATTCAGTAA
- a CDS encoding type II secretion system F family protein, giving the protein MPDFAYTARDMKGKSITGTISANSQRDAASQLGAKSLFPISITINKGSQVKKTRRVAGAQMAGFYEQLASLLRSGVPMLRALSVLSTQSGSSRTLRNAVSEIKSRVEEGESLGDAMSRYPRIFNDMGVNMVRAGAEGGFLEDALERVGSFIEQQEEMKGKTAGALAYPVFVMSVGVIVVTVLLIFFVPQFDSIFEQMRKKGALPQATEVLLALSRFVQRFWWVVLGAIALIGLGLNQYLKTEKGKRNADLAKIKTPLLGSVFLNLAVSRFCRVLGTLLKNGVPLLRSLEISRHAAGNIILAESVQKASEEITAGERLAKQLEKSGHFPMTVVEMISIAEESNNLDNVLVTISDNLERTTFRRLETVVRLLEPVMLLVLASMVMFVVLALMLPIINSASSL; this is encoded by the coding sequence ATGCCAGATTTTGCTTACACTGCCCGAGATATGAAGGGCAAGTCGATTACCGGTACGATTTCGGCCAACAGCCAGCGCGATGCGGCTTCTCAGTTGGGTGCGAAGTCGTTGTTCCCGATCTCGATCACGATTAATAAAGGTTCGCAGGTCAAGAAAACCCGCCGGGTTGCTGGTGCCCAGATGGCCGGCTTTTATGAACAACTCGCTTCCCTATTGCGAAGCGGCGTCCCAATGCTTCGGGCACTCAGTGTTCTCTCCACCCAATCTGGTTCCAGCCGAACATTGCGGAACGCGGTGTCGGAAATCAAAAGCCGAGTGGAAGAAGGAGAGTCCTTGGGAGATGCGATGTCCCGCTATCCTCGGATCTTCAATGATATGGGAGTCAACATGGTTCGCGCGGGAGCCGAAGGCGGGTTCCTCGAGGACGCGTTGGAACGAGTCGGTTCATTCATCGAACAGCAGGAAGAAATGAAGGGGAAGACAGCCGGAGCGCTCGCCTATCCCGTATTCGTTATGAGCGTCGGTGTGATCGTCGTCACCGTCCTGCTCATTTTCTTCGTACCGCAATTCGATTCGATCTTCGAACAGATGCGAAAAAAGGGAGCGTTACCACAAGCGACCGAAGTTCTCCTCGCACTCAGCCGTTTTGTGCAGCGGTTTTGGTGGGTGGTTCTCGGAGCGATCGCACTGATTGGCTTGGGACTCAACCAATATCTGAAAACGGAAAAAGGGAAAAGAAATGCCGATTTAGCAAAAATCAAGACACCTTTGCTTGGTTCGGTGTTTCTAAATCTGGCTGTTTCCCGCTTCTGCAGAGTCCTTGGAACGCTACTGAAAAATGGCGTTCCCCTACTCCGTTCGCTGGAGATCAGCCGGCACGCCGCCGGGAATATCATCTTGGCGGAATCGGTTCAGAAGGCGAGTGAGGAAATCACGGCAGGGGAGAGACTTGCTAAGCAGCTGGAGAAATCCGGGCACTTTCCCATGACCGTCGTCGAAATGATATCCATTGCAGAAGAATCGAATAACCTCGACAATGTCTTGGTGACGATCTCAGACAACTTGGAGCGGACCACCTTTCGGCGATTGGAAACAGTCGTCCGATTATTGGAACCCGTGATGTTGCTCGTGCTAGCGAGCATGGTCATGTTCGTCGTATTGGCACTCATGCTCCCCATCATCAATTCCGCGAGCTCTCTGTAA
- a CDS encoding GspE/PulE family protein, whose translation MITEAGELLLRRGLITQEQLTQSRNNMNGGGILESIISSGFAKEEDALRAVADEFGLDFIDLREANPDLSLLQTFPQKLIYRHGLFPIKREGGQLFVATHNPLDLYPIDEAAAATGLQVVPLVAEKSEIAKLVKKHLGVGSETIEGLMAAKAEDDEIELLEKIEADGSELGEQAQEASVVRLVNELLVEAVDSRSSDVHIESQASGLVVRYRIDGILHTQPVPPEINRFQAAIISRLKIMARLNIAEKRLPQDGRIKLRVHGREVDVRVSVIPMIHGESLVMRILDKGSMKFDLRNLGMGDATYKLFSELIRLPHGIILVTGPTGSGKTTTLYSSLLEIKSPEVKIITTEDPVEYQLEGISQIQVHPKIGLTFAASLRSILRHDPDVVLVGEIRDAETAENAIQASLTGHTVFSTLHTNDAAGAFTRIVDMGIEPFLVASTVEGIMAQRLVRRLCPSCKEPYAPKPEDMPRDFPWHKLEGRPLYRPVGCRTCRNLGYAGRFGIYELLATTEKVRQLAHDRKSSFEIKQAAIEAGMLTLRDDAFRKAMEGATSIDEVLRATKGDHLG comes from the coding sequence ATGATTACAGAGGCAGGCGAATTGCTGCTTCGGCGGGGCTTGATCACGCAGGAGCAACTTACCCAATCCCGCAATAACATGAATGGCGGTGGCATTCTTGAGAGCATTATTAGCTCCGGGTTTGCCAAGGAAGAAGATGCGCTCCGGGCCGTCGCCGACGAGTTCGGCCTCGATTTTATCGACTTGCGAGAAGCGAACCCTGACCTGAGTCTGCTGCAGACTTTCCCGCAAAAGTTGATCTATCGCCACGGACTCTTCCCGATCAAGCGTGAGGGGGGGCAGCTCTTTGTCGCGACCCATAATCCGCTCGACCTGTATCCCATCGATGAGGCCGCCGCAGCGACGGGGCTCCAAGTCGTCCCGCTGGTGGCCGAAAAGTCGGAAATCGCCAAGCTGGTGAAAAAGCACTTGGGGGTTGGTAGCGAGACCATCGAAGGCTTGATGGCAGCCAAAGCCGAAGACGACGAAATCGAACTGTTGGAGAAGATCGAGGCCGATGGCAGCGAGCTCGGAGAGCAAGCGCAAGAGGCGTCGGTGGTCCGGTTGGTCAATGAATTGCTCGTAGAAGCGGTCGATTCCCGATCCAGTGACGTGCACATCGAATCTCAGGCCAGCGGGTTGGTCGTTCGCTATCGAATCGACGGTATTCTTCACACCCAGCCTGTCCCACCCGAAATCAATCGATTCCAAGCGGCGATTATTTCCCGTTTGAAGATCATGGCTCGTTTGAATATCGCCGAGAAGCGACTTCCCCAGGATGGTCGTATCAAACTGCGTGTTCACGGTCGTGAGGTCGATGTCCGGGTCTCCGTCATTCCGATGATTCACGGCGAAAGCTTGGTCATGCGGATTCTCGATAAAGGCTCGATGAAGTTCGACCTTCGAAATCTTGGGATGGGGGACGCCACCTACAAACTCTTCAGCGAACTGATCCGCCTTCCTCACGGAATCATCCTGGTAACGGGTCCGACCGGTTCGGGAAAGACGACCACGCTTTACAGTTCACTGCTGGAGATCAAGTCCCCGGAAGTGAAGATCATCACGACCGAAGATCCAGTCGAATACCAACTCGAAGGAATTAGCCAAATCCAGGTCCATCCCAAGATTGGCCTCACATTCGCGGCGTCCCTTCGAAGCATTTTGCGTCACGACCCCGACGTCGTGCTCGTCGGGGAAATCCGGGACGCGGAGACAGCGGAAAACGCGATCCAGGCCTCTCTCACCGGTCACACGGTTTTTAGCACCTTGCACACCAACGATGCTGCAGGTGCTTTCACTCGGATCGTCGATATGGGAATCGAACCCTTCTTGGTCGCCAGCACCGTGGAAGGCATCATGGCGCAGCGGCTTGTTCGACGTCTATGCCCATCTTGCAAAGAGCCTTATGCTCCAAAGCCTGAGGACATGCCTCGCGACTTCCCATGGCATAAGTTGGAAGGTCGTCCGCTCTACCGCCCCGTCGGTTGCAGGACTTGCCGCAATCTTGGTTACGCTGGTCGTTTTGGTATCTATGAATTGCTTGCGACGACCGAAAAGGTGCGACAATTGGCACACGACCGCAAGAGTTCGTTTGAAATCAAACAAGCTGCGATCGAAGCAGGTATGCTCACTCTGCGAGATGATGCATTCCGCAAGGCGATGGAAGGTGCGACCAGCATCGATGAAGTGCTGAGAGCGACCAAGGGAGATCACCTCGGATAA
- a CDS encoding Tfp pilus assembly protein FimT/FimU — protein sequence MPTKGRTSTKSQRFSHWLRSVSWPTFVPASTHSRSGVTLIEVLLVLAILVALAGIAAPTFESMITSRRLRNAAERLANDLAEARVEAMKNGQAQVFKATLNGRDYSIDAWLGTYDDIDASAGATVQDATGAVVETEAAAGGGVATSAESTESEIQELETGVQFASVDTLIDTRNAAAIETETGSVPVAGAAAPVAGSESNPILLYPDGSTTTAQIILADEKGRRMVVQLRGVTGQISFYATTSVDPSTLPAIEASTPSGAP from the coding sequence ATGCCAACGAAAGGACGAACATCAACGAAGAGCCAACGCTTTTCGCATTGGCTTCGCTCCGTTTCTTGGCCGACGTTCGTACCTGCGTCGACCCACAGTCGCTCAGGCGTGACCTTGATCGAGGTCCTTCTCGTCCTTGCCATTCTCGTTGCGTTGGCTGGTATTGCGGCCCCGACTTTCGAATCGATGATTACGAGCCGGAGGCTTCGCAATGCTGCAGAAAGACTGGCCAACGATCTTGCGGAAGCCCGCGTGGAAGCAATGAAGAATGGGCAAGCCCAAGTCTTCAAGGCGACGTTGAATGGCCGCGACTACTCGATCGACGCGTGGCTTGGGACCTACGATGATATTGACGCTTCAGCGGGTGCGACCGTGCAGGACGCGACCGGTGCTGTGGTAGAGACTGAGGCTGCTGCCGGTGGTGGTGTTGCGACATCCGCCGAATCCACCGAGAGCGAGATCCAAGAGTTAGAAACCGGAGTTCAGTTCGCGTCGGTCGATACGTTGATCGATACTCGCAACGCAGCTGCTATCGAAACCGAAACAGGCAGCGTTCCCGTCGCAGGGGCTGCAGCACCCGTTGCCGGTAGCGAATCGAATCCCATCCTGCTTTATCCGGACGGTTCGACAACGACCGCTCAGATTATCTTGGCGGATGAAAAGGGCCGCCGAATGGTAGTTCAATTGCGAGGGGTGACGGGACAGATCAGTTTCTACGCTACCACATCGGTTGATCCCTCCACTTTGCCCGCCATCGAAGCCTCGACACCATCCGGAGCACCTTGA
- a CDS encoding type II secretion system protein GspG, whose translation MKRRPISRGRQRSAFTLMEVLLVLIIIVVIAGFGIRALTGTFDQAKKNQAKAMLGILSTSLKEYQIQVGSLPSALDALHQQPSDLADPSMWVQKLDKPVPADPWNRPYEYKLNGTAFELRSLGPDGQSGTQDDITP comes from the coding sequence ATGAAAAGAAGACCAATTAGCAGAGGACGTCAACGCAGCGCATTCACGCTGATGGAAGTCCTCTTGGTTCTTATCATCATCGTCGTCATCGCAGGCTTTGGTATCCGAGCATTGACGGGAACTTTTGATCAAGCCAAGAAGAACCAGGCTAAGGCCATGTTGGGGATTCTTTCAACCTCGCTGAAGGAATATCAAATCCAGGTCGGTTCGTTGCCTTCGGCGCTCGACGCATTGCACCAGCAGCCTAGCGATTTAGCCGATCCGTCGATGTGGGTTCAGAAGCTTGACAAGCCAGTGCCTGCGGACCCATGGAATCGCCCTTACGAATACAAGCTCAATGGAACGGCGTTTGAATTGCGAAGCCTTGGTCCGGACGGTCAGTCGGGAACCCAAGACGACATTACTCCGTAG